A single Actinomadura algeriensis DNA region contains:
- a CDS encoding SseB family protein — translation MEWSEFGRRLARELAALERDTILIVRERDESRHYVQAMREPDRLYAEAVSNNFLVGPLLLTPADEEVMSEAGWRPPADPAPRNWWTELPGGGLPGDFARLADVMVTALRDVQGVRRPSELVYESFHRHGTGLIELPGFGIDIADPSRITRRRDAYPDAAIEASAGAVPPAGGLLGADSGGLEPRLAEAKERGDNGAYFSLLGSADLVLPATGPAVEDPERAELPTITIGGGTYVTVFTSPDALARTGDRHPGLYRRTSFAALSAGWPDPSWQLAINAGLPSEVLLDVTALARLSAEHGSPSVNGEQEVPQTTIDAYSVEDLQKALDAGTPYFDTASEPEPEPLGAPPRPAEPAGVPIRPPHGTRLWRWNGANDQTPVAVYDAIGAVWAPARADAVPAPRSD, via the coding sequence GTGGAGTGGTCCGAGTTCGGCCGGCGGCTGGCGCGCGAGCTGGCGGCGCTCGAACGGGACACCATCCTCATCGTGCGCGAGCGCGACGAGAGCAGGCACTACGTCCAGGCCATGCGCGAGCCGGACCGGCTCTACGCCGAGGCCGTCAGCAACAACTTCCTCGTCGGCCCGCTGCTGCTCACGCCCGCCGACGAGGAGGTCATGAGCGAGGCGGGCTGGCGGCCGCCCGCCGATCCGGCCCCCCGCAACTGGTGGACCGAGCTGCCCGGCGGCGGCCTGCCCGGCGACTTCGCGCGGCTCGCCGACGTGATGGTCACCGCGCTGCGCGACGTCCAGGGCGTGCGGCGCCCGTCCGAACTGGTGTACGAGTCGTTCCACCGGCACGGCACGGGCCTGATCGAACTGCCCGGCTTCGGCATCGACATCGCCGACCCGTCCCGGATCACCCGCCGCCGCGACGCCTACCCCGACGCCGCGATCGAGGCGTCCGCGGGCGCCGTCCCGCCCGCCGGGGGGCTGCTCGGCGCCGACTCGGGCGGGCTGGAGCCGCGGCTCGCCGAGGCGAAGGAGCGCGGCGACAACGGCGCCTACTTCTCCCTCCTCGGCAGCGCCGACCTCGTGCTGCCCGCCACCGGCCCCGCCGTGGAGGACCCCGAACGCGCCGAACTCCCGACGATCACCATCGGCGGCGGCACCTACGTCACCGTGTTCACCTCCCCGGACGCCCTCGCCCGCACCGGCGACCGCCACCCCGGCCTGTACCGGCGGACGTCGTTCGCCGCGCTGTCGGCCGGCTGGCCCGACCCGTCCTGGCAGCTGGCGATCAACGCGGGCCTGCCGAGCGAGGTGCTCCTCGACGTGACCGCGCTCGCCCGGCTCAGCGCCGAGCACGGCTCCCCGTCGGTGAACGGGGAGCAGGAGGTCCCGCAGACGACGATCGACGCGTACTCCGTCGAGGACCTGCAGAAGGCCCTCGACGCCGGGACCCCCTACTTCGACACGGCCTCCGAGCCGGAGCCCGAACCGCTCGGCGCCCCGCCGCGGCCCGCCGAACCCGCGGGCGTCCCGATCCGGCCGCCGCACGGCACCCGGCTGTGGCGGTGGAACGGCGCCAACGACCAGACGCCCGTGGCCGTCTACGACGCCATCGGCGCCGTCTGGGCGCCCGCCCGCGCCGACGCGGTCCCGGCGCCGCGGAGCGACTGA
- a CDS encoding cytochrome b/b6 domain-containing protein, translated as MSPREPTTPREPTTPREPVEDGPSARWLARFSMAERSVHHVTALLMLVCLVTAALLYFPFLTTLVGRREMIKDVHVWCGFALPVPIVLGLLSRAFRADVRRLNRFAPHDWEWLRRRDRRDVRGGRGILPVGKFNAGQKLNASFTAGAILIMLGTGEILTFPGPWPDEWRTGATFVHDWLFLIVLVVTVGHLWMAFGDRGALAGMRTGRVDLGWARRHHAGWADAAAKAQAGPTDGEDGEKSGQAGAELTKRPPGRS; from the coding sequence ATGTCCCCACGTGAACCGACGACCCCGCGTGAACCGACGACCCCGCGTGAGCCGGTGGAGGACGGGCCGTCCGCACGGTGGCTGGCGCGGTTCTCGATGGCGGAACGGTCGGTCCATCACGTGACCGCCCTGCTGATGCTGGTGTGCCTGGTGACCGCCGCGCTGCTGTACTTCCCGTTCCTGACGACGCTCGTGGGCCGCCGCGAGATGATCAAGGACGTCCACGTGTGGTGCGGGTTCGCGCTGCCGGTGCCGATCGTGCTCGGACTGCTGTCGCGGGCCTTCCGCGCGGACGTCCGGCGGCTGAACCGGTTCGCCCCGCACGACTGGGAGTGGTTGCGGCGCCGCGACCGGCGGGACGTGCGCGGCGGGCGCGGGATCCTGCCGGTCGGGAAGTTCAACGCGGGCCAGAAGCTGAACGCGTCGTTCACCGCCGGCGCGATTCTGATCATGCTCGGGACCGGGGAGATCCTCACGTTCCCCGGGCCGTGGCCGGACGAGTGGCGGACGGGCGCGACGTTCGTCCACGACTGGCTCTTCCTGATCGTCCTCGTGGTCACGGTCGGGCATCTGTGGATGGCGTTCGGGGACCGGGGGGCGCTCGCCGGGATGCGCACCGGGCGCGTCGACCTCGGCTGGGCGCGGCGGCACCACGCGGGGTGGGCGGACGCCGCCGCGAAAGCGCAGGCCGGGCCAACGGACGGCGAAGACGGCGAAAAGTCCGGGCAAGCCGGTGCAGAATTGACGAAACGACCACCCGGCAGGTCTTGA
- a CDS encoding GNAT family N-acetyltransferase, whose product MDELVAAAWPAPTVHPIDGWRLRCAGGVTKRANSVLALAEPSDLEGAVARAEAFYTGLGLPTVFSISSQTRPERLDGFLDERGYTLVDPTLAMVRDLAGADVGVHDGVHEGMHDGVRVADVPSDAWLDLWWSVDGRYGEALPDAAEMILTGVPAGYASLDGVAVGRAVPQGEWLGVYAMAVSPDARRRGLGRRVLRALLAWGRAQGCRRAYLVVVERNAAARALYAAEGFAESGGYHYRVKSVTSA is encoded by the coding sequence ATGGACGAGCTGGTCGCGGCGGCCTGGCCTGCCCCGACCGTCCACCCTATTGACGGCTGGCGCCTCCGTTGCGCCGGAGGCGTCACCAAGCGCGCGAACTCCGTTCTCGCCCTCGCCGAGCCGAGTGACCTGGAAGGGGCCGTAGCGCGCGCGGAGGCGTTCTACACCGGTTTGGGCCTCCCCACTGTGTTCTCCATCAGCTCCCAGACGCGTCCTGAGCGGCTCGACGGGTTTCTGGACGAGCGGGGCTACACGCTCGTCGATCCCACGCTCGCGATGGTTCGCGACCTCGCCGGCGCGGACGTCGGCGTGCACGACGGGGTGCACGAAGGGATGCACGACGGGGTGCGGGTCGCGGACGTCCCGTCCGATGCGTGGCTCGACCTGTGGTGGTCGGTGGACGGACGGTACGGCGAGGCCCTGCCGGATGCGGCCGAGATGATCCTCACCGGCGTCCCCGCCGGGTACGCGTCCCTGGACGGCGTCGCCGTGGGCCGGGCCGTCCCGCAGGGGGAGTGGCTCGGCGTCTACGCGATGGCCGTGTCGCCGGACGCGCGCAGGCGGGGGCTCGGACGGCGCGTGCTGCGGGCGCTCCTCGCGTGGGGGCGCGCGCAGGGCTGCCGGCGGGCGTACCTGGTCGTCGTCGAGCGGAACGCGGCCGCGCGGGCGCTGTACGCCGCGGAGGGGTTCGCGGAATCGGGCGGATATCACTATCGGGTGAAGAGCGTCACTTCGGCGTGA
- a CDS encoding SpoIIE family protein phosphatase, translated as MDASDAALYATLLKEAPGGLAFFDAELRCRRASDGLAALLGRSVHDLQQHRPAECLPEPLATAFEDALRTVLAEGEPLDDELVVPAPEPAPEADAGTDAPGGAVDAPPAAAVAERVLACCWLPARGPGGERPGGEAPGVVLAVLDVTERRRAEEVVRRKEQRYRSLVEAGEQVVWVAAADGEVTDDAPEWRAITGQAPDEYTEGGWLSVVHPEDRPRIEMIWAGAVEENRVFETNYRIRTKSGAYRHFDVRAVPIWEGGAVIEWVGANTDVTGQREAEEMRGRLTEQLSAAALRTARLQQATSMLAEALTVSQVVQVITEVGRSAIGADYSAVALLDDDKLRLSIVTPSQPGAEDDSGHATPAEIKVGDQTVMSIAVREGRPFLAEHPDSLRLQLGRDEKGLFARHTEERAWVGLPLLAAGAPIGALRFSFTRPREITEEERVFLEALAGQCALAVERALLFEREHKTAEELQRSLLPSDLPQLPGMVLAARYNPATRHVQVGGDWYDVFRLPDDRLAVAVGDVMGKGVLAAAGMGRVRNALRALALNDPSPAAVLTGLDRLFSATEDEEQFTTVTYAVIDPETGRGAFSNAGHPPALLISPDALAKVSEEEAGTPLGWPSEREQTSFSIETGNTVVFYSDGLVENRRRGVHAGLEELVAVAEDAPPEVVGDPERLVDFLVDRMLAGYEQVDDVTVLALHVPPKPA; from the coding sequence ATGGATGCGTCCGACGCCGCGCTCTACGCGACGCTTCTGAAGGAGGCCCCCGGCGGGCTCGCCTTCTTCGACGCGGAGCTGCGCTGCCGCCGGGCCAGCGACGGGCTCGCCGCGCTGCTCGGCCGGTCCGTCCACGACCTGCAGCAGCACCGCCCCGCCGAGTGCCTGCCCGAGCCCCTGGCGACCGCGTTCGAGGACGCGCTGCGCACCGTCCTCGCCGAGGGGGAGCCGCTGGACGACGAACTGGTCGTCCCGGCGCCCGAACCGGCGCCCGAGGCCGACGCCGGAACGGACGCGCCCGGCGGTGCCGTGGACGCGCCGCCCGCCGCGGCCGTCGCCGAGCGGGTCCTCGCGTGCTGCTGGCTGCCCGCCCGCGGCCCCGGCGGCGAACGTCCCGGCGGGGAGGCGCCCGGCGTCGTCCTCGCCGTGCTGGACGTCACCGAGCGGCGCCGCGCCGAGGAGGTCGTCCGCCGCAAGGAGCAGCGTTACCGCTCGCTCGTCGAGGCCGGCGAGCAGGTCGTCTGGGTGGCCGCGGCGGACGGCGAGGTGACCGACGACGCGCCCGAGTGGCGCGCGATCACCGGCCAGGCGCCCGACGAGTACACCGAGGGCGGCTGGCTGTCGGTCGTCCACCCCGAGGACCGTCCCCGCATCGAGATGATCTGGGCCGGCGCCGTCGAGGAGAACCGGGTCTTCGAGACCAACTACCGCATCCGCACCAAGAGCGGCGCCTACCGGCACTTCGACGTCCGGGCCGTGCCGATCTGGGAGGGCGGCGCGGTGATCGAGTGGGTCGGGGCCAACACCGACGTCACCGGGCAGCGCGAGGCCGAGGAGATGCGCGGCCGGCTGACCGAGCAGCTGTCGGCCGCGGCGCTGCGCACCGCCCGGCTCCAGCAGGCCACCTCGATGCTCGCCGAGGCGCTCACCGTCTCCCAGGTCGTCCAGGTCATCACCGAGGTGGGACGGTCGGCGATCGGCGCCGACTACTCCGCGGTCGCGCTGCTGGACGACGACAAGCTGCGGCTCAGCATCGTCACGCCGTCCCAGCCGGGCGCCGAGGACGACTCCGGGCACGCCACCCCCGCCGAGATCAAGGTCGGTGACCAGACGGTCATGTCGATCGCGGTGCGGGAGGGACGGCCGTTCCTGGCCGAGCACCCCGACAGCCTCCGCCTGCAGCTCGGCCGCGACGAGAAGGGCCTGTTCGCCCGGCACACCGAGGAGCGCGCCTGGGTGGGCCTGCCGCTGCTGGCCGCGGGCGCCCCGATCGGCGCGCTGCGGTTCTCCTTCACCCGCCCCCGCGAGATCACCGAGGAGGAGCGGGTCTTCCTGGAGGCCCTCGCCGGCCAGTGCGCCCTCGCCGTCGAGCGGGCGCTGCTGTTCGAACGCGAGCACAAGACCGCCGAGGAACTGCAGCGCAGCCTGCTGCCGAGCGACCTGCCGCAGCTGCCCGGCATGGTGCTCGCCGCCCGCTACAACCCCGCGACGCGCCACGTGCAGGTCGGCGGCGACTGGTACGACGTGTTCCGGCTGCCCGACGACCGGCTCGCGGTCGCGGTCGGCGACGTCATGGGCAAGGGCGTCCTCGCCGCCGCCGGCATGGGACGCGTCCGCAACGCGCTGCGCGCCCTCGCGCTCAACGACCCCAGCCCGGCCGCCGTCCTCACCGGGCTGGACCGGCTGTTCAGCGCCACCGAGGACGAGGAGCAGTTCACCACCGTCACCTACGCGGTCATCGACCCCGAGACCGGCCGCGGCGCCTTCAGCAACGCCGGGCACCCGCCGGCCCTCCTGATCTCCCCGGACGCGCTCGCGAAGGTGAGCGAGGAAGAGGCCGGAACCCCGCTCGGATGGCCCAGTGAGCGAGAGCAGACAAGTTTTTCCATCGAAACCGGCAACACTGTCGTCTTCTATTCCGATGGACTTGTGGAGAACCGTAGACGTGGGGTGCACGCCGGTCTGGAAGAGCTCGTCGCCGTGGCCGAGGACGCCCCACCCGAAGTGGTAGGAGATCCCGAGAGACTCGTCGACTTCCTGGTCGATCGGATGCTTGCCGGATACGAGCAGGTAGACGATGTGACCGTGCTCGCCCTGCACGTCCCGCCCAAGCCCGCGTGA
- a CDS encoding HhH-GPD-type base excision DNA repair protein, producing the protein MATKVHLAQRPEADELLGRSPLAALIGMLLDQQVPMEWAFSGPHTIMERLGADDLDAHEIAACDPERFAALLSEKPAVHRYPGSMAKRVQQLCQYLVEHYDGDAERLWKDVDGGKELFKRLNALPGYGKQKAQIFVALLGKQYGVRPEGWREAAGDYGAEGSRRSVADITGPDSLAEVRAFKQQMKAAAKSAKAAKSAG; encoded by the coding sequence ATGGCCACGAAGGTTCATCTCGCACAGCGGCCGGAGGCCGACGAACTGCTGGGGCGCAGCCCGCTCGCCGCGCTGATCGGCATGCTCCTCGACCAGCAGGTGCCGATGGAGTGGGCGTTCTCCGGTCCCCACACCATCATGGAGCGCCTCGGCGCGGACGACCTGGACGCCCACGAGATCGCCGCCTGCGACCCCGAGCGGTTCGCGGCGCTGCTGTCGGAGAAACCGGCCGTCCACCGGTATCCGGGGTCGATGGCCAAGCGCGTCCAGCAACTGTGCCAGTACCTCGTGGAGCACTACGACGGCGACGCCGAGCGGCTGTGGAAGGACGTCGACGGCGGCAAGGAGCTGTTCAAACGGCTGAACGCGCTCCCCGGCTACGGGAAGCAGAAGGCGCAGATCTTCGTGGCGCTCCTCGGCAAGCAGTACGGGGTCCGCCCGGAGGGCTGGCGGGAGGCCGCCGGCGACTACGGAGCGGAAGGATCGCGCCGCTCCGTCGCCGACATCACCGGGCCCGACTCGCTGGCCGAGGTCCGCGCCTTCAAGCAGCAGATGAAGGCGGCCGCCAAGTCGGCCAAGGCGGCGAAGTCCGCCGGGTAG
- a CDS encoding RNA polymerase sigma factor: MRRTFEEANIPVSAGRDILRSVSKEGVIVMVSAADSAAPKRSRKRAAPAARRPRTAAAAKEQPDTVTAVVGDADGEAAETERPVRPAPAKPAAKQQAKPKKAAAKPKKAAAKKADAKAPAKKAGDDAELEDDVDVELEDMGDDLEVELVDDASDAEETPEAEVEEEVTAKAPVAAKPTAASSSEEEGFTLSDDEEDAPAQQIAAAGATADPVKDYLKQIGKVPLLNAEQEVELAKRIEAGLFAEERLAADGPAMSEEDLEDFEWIAEDGRRAKNHLLEANLRLVVSLAKRYTGRGMLFLDLIQEGNLGLIRAVEKFDYTKGYKFSTYATWWIRQAITRAMADQARTIRIPVHMVEVINKLARVQRQMLQDLGREPTPEELAKELDMTPEKVVEVQKYGREPISLHTPLGEDGDSEFGDLIEDSEAIVPADAVSFTLLQEQLHSVLDTLSEREAGVVSMRFGLTDGQPKTLDEIGKVYGVTRERIRQIESKTMSKLRHPSRSQVLRDYLD, translated from the coding sequence ATCCGCCGCACGTTCGAGGAAGCCAACATCCCGGTGTCGGCGGGCCGTGACATCCTGCGAAGCGTCAGCAAGGAGGGTGTGATCGTCATGGTGAGCGCTGCCGACTCCGCGGCGCCCAAGCGTTCGCGCAAGCGCGCGGCGCCTGCGGCCCGCAGGCCCCGGACGGCCGCCGCGGCCAAGGAGCAGCCCGACACGGTGACCGCCGTCGTCGGCGACGCCGACGGCGAGGCCGCCGAGACCGAACGTCCCGTCCGTCCGGCGCCCGCCAAGCCCGCCGCCAAGCAGCAGGCGAAGCCGAAGAAGGCCGCCGCCAAGCCGAAGAAGGCCGCCGCGAAGAAGGCGGACGCCAAGGCCCCGGCGAAGAAGGCCGGCGACGACGCCGAGCTCGAGGACGACGTCGACGTCGAGCTCGAGGACATGGGCGACGACCTCGAGGTCGAGCTCGTGGACGACGCGTCCGACGCCGAGGAGACCCCCGAGGCCGAAGTCGAGGAAGAGGTCACCGCGAAGGCCCCGGTCGCCGCCAAGCCCACCGCCGCGTCGTCGTCCGAGGAAGAGGGCTTCACCCTCAGCGACGACGAGGAGGACGCGCCCGCGCAGCAGATCGCCGCCGCCGGCGCCACCGCCGACCCCGTCAAGGACTACCTCAAGCAGATCGGCAAGGTTCCCCTGCTGAACGCCGAGCAGGAGGTGGAGCTCGCCAAGCGCATCGAGGCCGGGCTCTTCGCCGAGGAGCGGCTCGCCGCCGACGGCCCGGCGATGTCCGAAGAGGACCTCGAAGACTTCGAGTGGATCGCCGAGGACGGGCGCCGCGCCAAGAACCACCTGCTGGAGGCCAACCTCCGCCTGGTGGTCTCGCTGGCCAAGCGCTACACGGGCCGCGGCATGCTGTTCCTGGACCTGATCCAGGAGGGCAACCTCGGTCTCATCCGCGCCGTCGAGAAGTTCGACTACACCAAGGGCTACAAGTTCTCCACGTACGCCACCTGGTGGATCCGGCAGGCGATCACCCGCGCGATGGCCGACCAGGCCCGCACCATCCGCATCCCGGTGCACATGGTCGAGGTGATCAACAAGCTCGCCCGCGTCCAGCGGCAGATGCTCCAGGATCTGGGCCGCGAGCCCACCCCGGAGGAGCTGGCCAAGGAACTCGACATGACCCCGGAGAAGGTCGTCGAGGTGCAGAAGTACGGCCGCGAGCCGATCTCCCTGCACACCCCGCTGGGCGAGGACGGCGACAGCGAGTTCGGCGACCTCATCGAGGACTCCGAGGCGATCGTCCCCGCCGACGCGGTCAGCTTCACCCTCCTGCAGGAGCAGCTCCACTCGGTGCTGGACACCCTCAGCGAGCGCGAGGCCGGCGTCGTCTCCATGCGGTTCGGTCTCACCGACGGTCAGCCGAAGACGCTGGACGAGATCGGCAAGGTGTACGGGGTCACCCGTGAGCGCATCCGCCAGATCGAGTCCAAGACGATGTCGAAGCTGCGCCACCCGTCCCGTTCCCAGGTCCTGCGCGACTACCTCGACTGA
- a CDS encoding TY-Chap domain-containing protein has protein sequence MDWNDFAKRLTLELSRLPAGSFIIVQAPSGMPYVQAMRADQGMDAEAVGSAFLPRPLGHLQERRLRSLGWEPPDDARRRNWWDHFDLRDPGRRDRDGRAAAERLEACAMLAGRMVGAFRDVYGVDSPLELVYQAARIGKDGGPMALPGLGIPVALPEGGERRTERPSGSALETALADAREHGDQRGYLELLARATLYLPSPGDPGDGDHQYATAQFGDGTFILAFTSPEAMERSLQGQAVHHREASLAQLARRWPNPRWQLAVNPGLPSASYLDANALFEPEHPDPPRPSGRRARKPARRRAAPAETPVDPVPAQANGRPAGEPLDRLETAPGGASAPYPTSPAQPSITDAPGGPPAEDPLAVRTTDTPAPQQGTPRPAHEPLDHFGGAPGGATNPYPTSPAQPSITDVPGGPPAEDPLAVRTTDTPAPQQGTPRPAHEPLDHFGTAPGERPGAASGAVQGDLAAEVPHAPSARGDASAETVPSVPVGPDAEDPLGAGGTGASRPGEAAPEDVAAGRGIVVMQKVVRGDHVRHYLEGGYDLVAGYVHRFEDVRGLGTPAAVVRALGLVYEGSPFSPADEQVFVIRWAAVKPPLFRRPLGGIDEWSMGIVPGGWVIEKAPFPGSGYAPGEGPSIPEFKIESQRLPHGAELYRLDAQGAERLVAVFDADLRRWHVKLPGGRT, from the coding sequence GTGGACTGGAACGACTTCGCCAAACGGCTGACCCTGGAACTCTCCCGTCTTCCCGCTGGGTCGTTCATCATCGTGCAGGCGCCGTCCGGCATGCCCTACGTGCAGGCGATGCGCGCCGACCAGGGCATGGACGCCGAGGCCGTCGGCAGCGCGTTCCTGCCCCGCCCCCTCGGCCACCTGCAGGAACGCCGCCTGCGCTCGCTCGGGTGGGAGCCCCCCGACGACGCGCGGCGCCGCAACTGGTGGGACCACTTCGACCTGCGCGACCCCGGCCGCCGCGACCGCGACGGCCGCGCCGCCGCCGAACGCCTCGAGGCCTGCGCGATGCTCGCGGGCCGCATGGTCGGCGCGTTCCGCGACGTGTACGGCGTCGACTCCCCGCTCGAGCTCGTCTACCAGGCGGCCCGCATCGGCAAGGACGGCGGCCCCATGGCCCTGCCGGGCCTCGGCATCCCGGTCGCCCTCCCCGAGGGCGGCGAGCGCCGCACCGAACGCCCGTCCGGCTCGGCCCTGGAAACCGCCCTCGCCGACGCCCGCGAGCACGGTGACCAGCGCGGCTACCTGGAGCTGCTGGCCCGCGCCACCCTCTACCTCCCCTCCCCGGGCGACCCCGGCGACGGCGACCACCAGTACGCGACGGCCCAGTTCGGCGACGGCACGTTCATCCTCGCGTTCACCTCCCCGGAGGCCATGGAACGCTCGCTGCAGGGCCAGGCCGTCCACCACCGCGAGGCGTCCCTGGCCCAGCTCGCCCGCCGCTGGCCGAACCCCCGCTGGCAGCTCGCCGTCAACCCCGGCCTGCCCAGCGCCTCGTACCTGGACGCCAACGCCCTGTTCGAGCCCGAACACCCCGACCCGCCGCGCCCGTCCGGCCGCCGCGCCCGCAAACCCGCCCGCCGCCGCGCCGCCCCGGCCGAGACTCCGGTCGACCCGGTGCCCGCGCAGGCCAACGGCCGTCCCGCGGGCGAGCCGCTCGACCGCCTCGAGACCGCGCCCGGCGGCGCCTCGGCCCCGTACCCGACGAGCCCGGCGCAGCCATCGATCACCGACGCACCGGGCGGCCCACCGGCCGAGGACCCGCTCGCCGTACGCACCACCGACACACCCGCCCCCCAACAGGGCACCCCACGCCCGGCCCACGAACCACTCGACCACTTCGGAGGCGCGCCCGGCGGCGCTACGAACCCGTACCCGACGAGCCCGGCGCAGCCATCGATCACCGACGTACCGGGCGGCCCACCGGCCGAGGACCCGCTCGCCGTACGCACCACCGACACACCCGCCCCCCAACAGGGCACCCCACGCCCGGCCCACGAACCACTCGACCACTTCGGAACCGCGCCCGGCGAACGTCCGGGCGCGGCGAGCGGCGCTGTTCAGGGGGATCTCGCTGCCGAAGTCCCGCACGCGCCAAGCGCGCGCGGGGACGCGTCGGCCGAGACGGTGCCGAGTGTCCCGGTGGGCCCGGACGCCGAGGATCCGCTCGGCGCGGGCGGCACCGGCGCGTCCCGTCCGGGCGAGGCGGCGCCGGAGGACGTCGCGGCGGGGCGGGGGATCGTGGTGATGCAGAAGGTCGTGCGGGGCGACCACGTCCGTCACTACCTGGAGGGCGGGTACGACCTGGTCGCCGGGTACGTGCACCGGTTCGAGGACGTGCGCGGGCTGGGCACTCCGGCGGCGGTCGTGCGGGCGCTGGGGCTCGTGTACGAGGGGTCGCCGTTCAGCCCGGCGGACGAGCAGGTGTTCGTGATCCGGTGGGCGGCGGTGAAGCCGCCGCTGTTCCGGCGGCCGCTGGGCGGGATCGACGAGTGGAGCATGGGGATCGTCCCGGGCGGCTGGGTGATCGAGAAGGCGCCGTTCCCCGGGTCGGGGTACGCGCCGGGCGAGGGGCCGTCGATCCCGGAGTTCAAGATCGAGAGTCAGCGGCTGCCGCACGGGGCGGAGCTGTACCGGCTGGACGCGCAGGGGGCGGAGCGGCTCGTGGCCGTGTTCGACGCCGATCTGCGCAGGTGGCACGTGAAGCTGCCGGGGGGACGGACATGA
- a CDS encoding molybdopterin-dependent oxidoreductase — protein sequence MNEEEATEGTPVGRRIVLGMLGLGAAGVAVGATLQDGVSRALAPVGTIQNVLPAAGGFRYYSVTPSVDRRTAASYRLRVGGMVRRPQAFRMADLARLRQTSLTRDFQCVTGWRVEDVRWAGVALPDLLDAVGVSPRARAVRFTSFDGVYTESLTLEQARRRDVLVATQMEGGPVTHDHGGPTRLYVAPMYAYKSLKWLGGIELTDEVEPGYWEKRGYDVDAWVGRSNGRDDVPT from the coding sequence GTGAACGAGGAGGAAGCAACAGAAGGCACCCCCGTCGGGCGGCGGATCGTCCTGGGCATGCTCGGGCTGGGCGCGGCCGGGGTGGCGGTGGGCGCGACCTTGCAGGACGGGGTGAGCCGGGCGCTGGCGCCGGTGGGGACGATCCAGAACGTCCTGCCCGCGGCGGGCGGATTTCGTTACTACTCGGTGACGCCGAGCGTCGACCGGCGCACCGCCGCGTCGTACCGGCTGCGCGTCGGCGGGATGGTGCGGCGGCCCCAGGCGTTCCGCATGGCGGATCTGGCCAGGCTGCGCCAGACGTCGCTCACCCGCGACTTCCAGTGCGTGACGGGCTGGCGGGTCGAGGACGTGCGGTGGGCGGGCGTCGCGCTCCCCGATCTGCTGGACGCGGTCGGGGTGTCGCCGCGTGCGCGCGCGGTGCGGTTCACGTCCTTCGACGGGGTCTACACCGAGTCGCTGACGCTGGAGCAGGCGCGCCGCAGGGACGTTCTGGTCGCGACCCAGATGGAGGGCGGGCCGGTCACGCACGACCACGGCGGGCCTACACGCCTTTACGTCGCGCCCATGTACGCCTACAAGTCCCTCAAGTGGCTGGGCGGCATCGAGCTGACCGACGAGGTCGAACCGGGTTACTGGGAGAAACGCGGATACGACGTGGACGCTTGGGTGGGCCGGTCGAACGGACGCGACGATGTCCCCACGTGA
- a CDS encoding YaaA family protein encodes MHILLPPSEKKATAGDGPPLDLGSLSFPDLNPARERVLTALGEACERDDAADVLGFPAGQKDDALARNRALRTAPTLPVARLYTGVLYDNLNLPSLDERAAADRIVVFSGLWGALRLTDRIPPYRLAMAVSLPPRGRLGALWRPAMRDALRLGDGLVVDMRSGPYASVWKAPRPAVAVRVFRERIIGGVPERSVVSHMAKATRGEIAHDLLAAGADPRTPEELLKAVVDLGHTAELNGTSLDVVLHA; translated from the coding sequence GTGCATATTCTGCTGCCACCGTCGGAGAAGAAGGCGACCGCGGGCGACGGTCCGCCGCTCGACCTCGGATCGCTGAGCTTCCCCGACCTGAACCCCGCGCGCGAACGCGTCCTCACGGCGCTCGGCGAAGCGTGCGAGCGCGACGACGCCGCGGACGTCCTGGGATTTCCCGCCGGGCAGAAGGACGACGCCCTCGCCCGCAACCGGGCGCTCCGCACCGCCCCGACGCTGCCGGTCGCGCGGCTCTACACCGGCGTCCTGTACGACAACCTGAACCTGCCCAGCCTGGACGAACGGGCCGCCGCCGACCGGATCGTCGTCTTCTCCGGCCTGTGGGGCGCCCTGCGCCTCACCGACCGCATCCCGCCCTACCGGCTCGCGATGGCGGTGTCGCTGCCGCCGCGGGGCCGCCTCGGCGCGCTGTGGCGTCCCGCGATGCGCGACGCCCTGCGGCTCGGCGACGGCCTCGTCGTCGACATGCGCTCGGGCCCGTACGCGTCGGTGTGGAAGGCCCCGCGGCCCGCCGTGGCCGTGCGGGTGTTCCGGGAGCGGATCATCGGCGGGGTGCCCGAGCGGTCGGTGGTCAGCCACATGGCCAAGGCCACCCGCGGCGAGATCGCCCACGACCTCCTCGCCGCGGGCGCCGACCCCCGCACCCCCGAGGAGCTCCTCAAGGCCGTCGTCGACCTCGGCCACACGGCCGAGCTCAACGGCACCAGCCTCGACGTCGTCCTGCACGCCTGA